A genomic region of Choristoneura fumiferana chromosome 15, NRCan_CFum_1, whole genome shotgun sequence contains the following coding sequences:
- the LOC141435540 gene encoding U8-agatoxin-Ao1a-like isoform X1 encodes MPRTGALLLALAAVALAAEWAHASYIDPGDEDVEISLPDYGEDPADLQLLQDVGKRSSLIYVFRRACVRRGGNCDHRPGDCCHSSSCRCNLWGSNCRCQRMGLFQKWG; translated from the exons ATGCCGCGCACCGGCGCTCTGTTGCTTGCGCTCGCGGCGGTCGCGCTCGCCGCGGAATGGGCGCACGCCTCTTATATTGATCCAG GTGACGAGGATGTGGAGATCAGTTTACCCGACTACGGGGAGGATCCAGCCGACCTGCAGTTGCTGCAGGATGTTGGGAA ACGATCGTCGCTGATCTACGTTTTCAGACGCGCCTGTGTGCGGCGCGGCGGCAACTGCGACCACCGCCCCGGCGACTGCTGCCACTCCTCGTCGTGCCGCTGTAACCTGTGGGGCTCCAACTGCCGCTGCCAGCGCATGGGCCTCTTCCAGAAGTGGGGGTGA
- the LOC141435540 gene encoding U8-agatoxin-Ao1a-like isoform X2 translates to MPRTGALLLALAAVALAAEWAHASYIDPGDEDVEISLPDYGEDPADLQLLQDVGKRACVRRGGNCDHRPGDCCHSSSCRCNLWGSNCRCQRMGLFQKWG, encoded by the exons ATGCCGCGCACCGGCGCTCTGTTGCTTGCGCTCGCGGCGGTCGCGCTCGCCGCGGAATGGGCGCACGCCTCTTATATTGATCCAG GTGACGAGGATGTGGAGATCAGTTTACCCGACTACGGGGAGGATCCAGCCGACCTGCAGTTGCTGCAGGATGTTGGGAA ACGCGCCTGTGTGCGGCGCGGCGGCAACTGCGACCACCGCCCCGGCGACTGCTGCCACTCCTCGTCGTGCCGCTGTAACCTGTGGGGCTCCAACTGCCGCTGCCAGCGCATGGGCCTCTTCCAGAAGTGGGGGTGA